One genomic segment of Phyllopteryx taeniolatus isolate TA_2022b chromosome 12, UOR_Ptae_1.2, whole genome shotgun sequence includes these proteins:
- the lonrf2 gene encoding LON peptidase N-terminal domain and RING finger protein 2: MEVELLLHPLSLPSAPGICPEMLEVAAEASRAGDFSLAAEIYSSQLADLQQPDRGLCLRKADSLVRAGRISEALDSYCAAASLGKLRPEELPLLVDSIARSLREKEPGLRSTSGGEESENADGEISEDDPLDLFSCGLCRCLLHEPSTVECGHTFCKRCLDADAVTDCVHCKRGLARKEGLPNGRRLDVVLGGLLDKLFATESRARRLWIDGEVLWQGRNLTEALEKYDEAVELAPASGRLLCQRAELHMEMSNVSRALKDASSLCQIKPLWPKAHYLKATTLSKASRNDEALQEYFLCVALKPNWTKVRLEAQKVLAELFSSVFENQDMPTPLHPLQGGVALRPIKAPVLLRTLRPLAQKPASSSQDSDSSVTESSLTDESSSRAWESCDPPPEGSATSNKSLAEILASVPPVPPIGFKRKQSDDGCFNPPAKLLKPGESTSVKMATACMGRVVPTELLDSGDMECSLCMRLFYEPVATPCGHTFCLRCLERCLDHNPNCPLCKENLSEFLATRGYKKTLLMEEVLQRYLTSELAERKKIHEEEMKELSNLNQEVPIFICTMAFPTIPCPLHVFEPRYRLMIRRSMETGTKQFGMCIADELKGFADYGCMLQVQDVKFFPDGRSVVETVGVSRFKVLSHGQRDGYHTAKIEYLEDKKVEGDELVELLRLHDAVYEQASNWFTSLKDNMKTQIIGHFGHLPGKDPDPQASGSGPAWCWWLLAVLPLENRAQLTILSMSALKERLLAIRKVLIFVMRKRPR, encoded by the exons ATGGAGGTTGAACTGCTACTCCACCCGCTTTCGCTCCCTTCCGCCCCGGGCATCTGCCCCGAGATGCTGGAGGTTGCGGCGGAGGCCAGCCGCGCCGGTGATTTTAGCTTGGCCGCCGAGATCTACAGCTCGCAGCTGGCCGACCTCCAGCAACCCGACAGGGGCTTGTGCCTCCGCAAGGCTGACTCCCTAGTACGCGCCGGGCGGATCTCCGAGGCGCTGGACTCGTACTGCGCCGCGGCCAGCCTGGGCAAACTGCGGCCGGAGGAGCTGCCACTGCTGGTGGACAGTATCGCCCGGAGCCTCCGAGAGAAGGAACCGGGCCTCCGGAGCACCAGCGGCGGGGAAGAAAGCGAGAACGCTGATGGGGAAATCTCCGAAGACGACCCACTGGACTTGTTTTCATGCGGCTTGTGCCGGTGCCTGCTCCACGAACCTTCCACGGTGGAGTGCGGGCACACATTCTGCAAACGCTGCCTGGATGCCGACGCGGTGACGGACTGCGTGCACTGCAAGCGAGGCCTGGCCCGGAAGGAGGGTCTACCGAACGGCCGCCGGCTGGACGTGGTGCTTGGTGGCCTTCTGGACAAACTCTTCGCCACCGAGAGCCGAGCACGCCGGCTGTGGATCGACGGCGAGGTGCTGTGGCAGGGCCGGAACCTGACAGAGGCCCTGGAGAAATACGACGAGGCGGTGGAATTGG cgcCAGCTTCAGGCCGCCTACTGTGCCAGCGCGCTGAGCTACACATGGAGATGAGCAACGTGAGTCGGGCGCTGAAGGACGCCAGCAGCCTGTGCCAAATTAAACCTCTCTGGCCAAAG GCTCACTACCTGAAGGCCACCACGCTAAGCAAAGCGTCACGCAACGATGAGGCCCTGCAGGAGTACTTCCTGTGTGTGGCTCTCAAACCCAACTGGACCAAAGTCAGATTGGAGGCTCAGAAG GTCCTTGCCGAGCTCTTCTCCTCAGTGTTTGAGAACCAAGACATGCCCACGCCACTGCACCCCCTCCAGGGCGGGGTGGCCTTGCGCCCCATCAAGGCCCCTGTCCTGCTGAGGACCCTGAGACCCCTTGCTCAGAAGCCTGCTTCATCCTCGCAg GACTCTGACTCGAGCGTGACAGAAAGCTCCTTGACGGACGAGTCGTCTTCCAGAGCGTGGGAGTCTTGTGATCCACCACCTGAGGGAAGTGCCACCAGCAACAAGAGCCTGGCTGAGATCCTGGCCTCTGTACCACCAGTGCCACCAATTGGGTTTAAGAGAAAACAGAGTGATGACGGATGCTTCAATCCTCCCGCCAAGCTGCTCAAACCTG GTGAGTCGACCAGCGTCAAGATGGCGACTGCATGCATGGGGAGAGTGGTGCCTACTGAGCTGTTGGACAGTGGCGACATGGAGTGTTCGCTCTGTATGAG GCTGTTCTACGAACCGGTGGCCACGCCCTGCGGACACACCTTTTGCCTCAGGTGTCTCGAGCGCTGCCTGGACCACAACCCCAACTGCCCTCTGTGCAAGGAGAACCTCTCAGAG TTCTTGGCCACGCGAGGCTACAAGAAGACACTGCTGATGGAGGAAGTGCTGCAGCGCTACCTCACCAGCGAGCTGGCAGAGAGGAAGAAGATCCACGAGGAGGAAATGAAGGAGCTCTCCAA CTTGAACCAGGAAGTGCCCATCTTCATTTGCACCATGGCCTTCCCCACCATCCCATGTCCGCTGCACGTGTTCGAGCCGCGCTACCGCCTCATGATCCGCCGTTCCATGGAGACGGGCACCAAGCAGTTTGGCATGTGCATCGCCGACGAGCTCAAAGGCTTCGCCGACTACGGCTGCATGCTACAG GTCCAAGACGTCAAGTTTTTCCCCGATGGACGCTCGGTGGTGGAGACCGTCGGGGTGTCTCGCTTCAAAGTCTTAAGTCATGGCCAGAGAGATGGCTACCACACTGCCAAAATTGAGTACCTGGAAGACAAAAAG GTGGAAGGCGACGAGCTGGTGGAGCTGCTAAGACTTCACGACGCTGTATACGAGCAGGCCAGCAACTGGTTCACGTCGCTCAAAGACAACATGAAGACGCAAATCATCGGTCACTTTGGACACCTGCCCGGCAAAGACCCTGATCCCCAG GCGAGTGGCAGCGGCCCGGCGTGGTGCTGGTGGCTTCTGGCTGTGCTGCCACTTGAGAACCGGGCCCAGCTCACCATCCTGTCCATGAGCGCCCTGAAGGAGCGGCTGCTGGCCATCCGCAAGGTCCTCATCTTCGTCATGCGCAAGAGGCCACGGTGA